The genomic stretch GAtccttagagcctgaagttttagggttttacccgattcttccccgaatttgcaccacgaattgaaggttgcctctctAGGGTGaagcccgatttttacccggcaaactgccatcactgggatgtctgtaggattgcactaacttacttgtttggcagaaaaatgcagttaaatcaccatttgtaccaaaccgctacaattagtttgaataactgagcccgatttctccccataTTTAGCGTACtagaagttttttcacccgaatttgcatgaatttagtgcacatgtttatttacccaatttttaccccccgaatgtaggaaaaaatatttcccgaaaacttcaggctctaatgatCCTGTGTCGATTGATGTGACGAAACTGCTGTAACGAGCCAGTTGTGGACAGAAAAATCAGTCAAAAATGAAAGAAGCAAGAGATGAAACAAAATTTTCTATCCATGCATTCCTGATGCATACTACCCTACGCATTTGTTAATTTATTCAAGTAATCCGCGATTTAGTGCAAGTTACTGGCCAGTGCTCCGATCATATTTTGAATCTGCGAGACACCGTAAGAGATTGTTGATTTTGCTGCAGTATTTTGTGCAACACACACTTCATTCTAGTGCCACGCCAAGTTAGGAAGCAACTGTTATGGGGCTCAAACGTTTTCCATTTATGATACATTCCCCCCCCCAATACtgaattcccccccccccaaatactgaaaaaaaaaagtattattAGGGTTGCACAGTACTTTTGGAACAAGTGTTGCATGGGAAACAATCAGCTCTTGATAACGATTATAGACTGATCTGTTCGTGTAATCGTTTGAAGAAAGATGTGATATGGTGACACTGCCATCACATCACACATCACAGTGACAACCGAAAGGGATCAGCAGTGGAAAACAAGTGCAAAAATTGGCAACACAGGGAGATGGGCAGACTAGTCCATGGAGTGCTAGTCCATGTCCGCCCGTCTCccggtgtttcttttttgcactCTTTTCACTCCAAGTGGGTAAACAACCAACTTGTGTATCACCGAAATGTCATTTTTAAATAGCCCCTTTTTAAAGATGTACTAAACATTTATAGAGCTGGAAACGAGGGTTCATTAAGGACTCGTTCTGCTCTCCTGACTTGGTTATCCATATTTCGTGGGGTGGTTCaaaccatagaaatcataaggagagaggctagaagaaaaggtgggagagagagagtgatgggggagagcaaaggagttgtagGGAGGCAAGGCCCTCTCCCAATGTCCGGAGACACTGTAACGCGCTAGGCCTACTGcatcgatcatggcggctcgCGTGTTGAGATGCCCCCTCACTGGCTCAGTTTgtagttattatgagagttctacGGTTCAAGCATGCCTTGTTTGACCAGTTTTGTTTATAAATGGCCCTATACTAAAAAAATATAATGAACATTTATAAAACTGGAAGTGAGCGTTTATCAAGGATGCCTTCTGTTCGAATATACTTGTACAAATACTCACGTTTACAAGATTGCACTCCGTAAGtagttggcaatacaaagtgACTGGTTGAAAAGGGAGTCGAGAGGAGCCCACACAGTGCTGTGCACTTGGCAGAGGCCATGCAAGCTGTCACACAGTAGGGGCTCCGAGGCAATGGTATCTGCATGAATCTGTGGAAAACAGCCACACAATAGAAATGCAAACTCTCCCTCCCATTATGGAAATAGTATGGCAGTCCCTATGTATAACTGAAATGGAAATTCAATTGCAATTTGTTACGGCTACAtgcacacaacacacaaaaaaagacaacCCTCAGACATGCAGAAACTGAAAATGCAAACAATGAAACTTTAGCACACACCTCCATCTCCAAATTACAGTCGCTGACCGATAATTcggacacacacaaaaaaatcggAATTTTTCGGACAAAACTGTTGGCGCTGTCAAACGCCCCATAGGACCAATGTACGTAGTAGTTCCGCATACAATAATTCGGACCGTTCTTCGGAAAATGCGCTCGATTAATCCTACTCATCTCGCTTAAAACCTGCATGGTTTttggatgtctgtaggaatgcactaccTTACTTGTTTAGCAGCAAATGctgttacatcaccgtttgtaccaaaccattacagttactttgtgtaactgagcccgatcccccccccccccccccccgaatttagcctactggaagtttttttcacccgaattcgcacgaatttagtgcgcacgtttatttacccgatttttacccaccCGCccaccccgaatttagaaaaacatatttcccgaaaacttcaggctataCTGATAATTGGGACTAACTTCGTGGCTCCTAGAAGTCTGAAAAGTCGTTCGGTGACCGTACAACTTCTCGTGAGAACTTTTTAGGGGAGAGGCTCACCTTGAGGAAGAGGGCCACGTACGACTCGAGTAGTTCGAAGTCCCTGCACGTCTGAAGCCCTTCTCGCATCGCATCCATGAAATTTAACATGACGTGCACCCCAAGTGATCGAATCTCAAAGTCAAGGTTGGATGGGCCCATCTCTCGCAGTTTCTCCAGAACTGCATAATCTGCAAGTGAAGGGGGGGGTGTGACACACAGTCACAACTACAGACGCCCACTCACAGTCTTTGGAATTGAGTAGATTCCCCAAGAGAGATTGGTCCGTGAAGCTGTAGGACACCATCCTGCTTTCTGGCTGTAGAACATCAATGGTGAGCGTTTAATAACTTATGAAACCATGGTGCACTGAAGGAACTTGTGCGAAACTTTATGTGAAATCGCTGCAGATGTTGATCATCTTCCGGAGGAATGGGAAAGAAAATGGAGAAAAActaggacgctacattatggaCGCCACGTTTGAAGAAAACGATAAAGCAGAAAATGTAGATCCGTTCAACGCTAACGCAATAATTCTAACCGGCTTCAAAAGTAATGTGTTGCTTTTCATAAGCAGCAGTATAAATCTTACAATAAACCTGTGACGATTTGAAactgacacagattgaaaaattcAGGAAAGGAATTTTTGCAGGAAACTAACGTTCCGAAAAGTACCACCATTAACGGACTCACGTTTTCAGGCAGTGCAAACTTGGGTTCGAGGCCGGTCACTGTTGGGATGAAGAAAGGTGCCGATTTTGGCAACTTCTTAGCGGCTTCCCTGGGTTTGTTCCTTCGCTGCAAGTACAAGCAGTCAAACGTTCAGCCCACCATGTGGGAATAAAGAGTGCATGATGCAACGCTTTTATGCACAGATTAGATACATGTTATGTGGAATACATATCCCCCTTTTTGGAGCCAATTTATACCACGGGAGGAAAGCCTTTCTCAACTGTACTCACCTTCACCACATCTATGTTCAAGATGTTCTGCCATCGAGACTGTGGAAGGAGGGAAAGGGTAACCAGACCACAGAGAGCTTCCACTTCTGCATCTTCTGTATTCTCTGTGATGTCTTCTTGTTCTGTTCCAAAGCACACAATAGCGGAGGAACATGACGCGttttaaatttaaaaaatatgatgGACACCTAAAACCCAAAGCACGGTCTTGGTTCTGGGAAAATTATTTTGGGCCCCCAAAATAGCTTTGGTAGTGCTTTGGTACTGTCCTCAATGCTGCTCATGCGTAGGGCACTGGCAAAGCTACTGGGGACAGCACTGAGGAATTTCCTGGACGTTCATTCAGGTGGGCCCAGGACCGTCAAGCGCAATCTTAATGATAACAGAAATTCTTGCAGCACCCCCGCTGCTGACTGATAGGCAGACACATGGGTTGATACATGCCACTAAACATTCGGCTCAAATATACGTTCTAATGCACATTAAAGGCCATTACCTAAATTTTTGGCTAATCTAAATCTCAATTCtagcaataaagaaaaaaaaaactgcctcaCCTGGCATTGTGTTGGTAGGTAACTCTGTCATCTTCGGAGAATATCCTTCCGGAAGAGGTGCTAACGTCACCCTGGAGTAGAGCGTGGCATTCGACCACAAGTAAACACCCAGGTCATCTATGTGACACGTTGCCAAGTATTCACCCGACGGGGACAGGTGCAGGCTGGTGCAGGGAGATGGAACTTGGAAGCAGTCCACCAAGCTGTATGAAAACAAGAGTATCCTTCATGAAGTGCCAAAAAATTGTGGCTGACCCCTGCGTGCAACCACACGAAAAACCAGGAAAAtgtctgcttttttcgtcttcAAGGACTAAGCCTCAACTTGCTTGCTTTCACCCTAATTTAATTCGTAATTAAATTAATGAGAGAAAAGGATAGTTTACTTAAATCGATAGAAAACAGTTTAAAATCTAACAAAAACTAGCTTATTACCAAAGTGAACAATATTTTAGAGCGTAACAAGGAACTTGAGAAAGAGTTAGAAAAAACTTATTTAGCTAGTTTAGATTTAAGTATAGAGCAAACTCAAAAGCAAGCTGAACTTTActcatatataaaaaaaaaagaaaaaaaaaaggaaagagagagagagagcttttCACATTTCAGGTGCCAAGCTGCTGTGCTGAAAAATTTGCACCTTTGCAAGCTCATTTACGGGCTTCACCTTGAGTGACGATGATGTAAGGTGAGGGGTAAAAACGGGTTTCACCAATTTAATCCTCAAACGCAAGGCTCTATTTACAGAGGGTTCCGGCTTAGTTGTGTCAATACTCCAACACTGTCAGCAACTATACAATTACGATTGTAAGTACGACTGTGTGCTGGTAACAGCGACATATACAAACAGAATGCAGTCTCAGACGACAACTTTGAATGCACTGCAACTAAAGGTGCCACAGGTTTAAATTTGGACTGTAGCACTTCCTCCACTCAGTTTGTTTGGCTACTAAAGCAGGCAAAAACAAATAGGACACATTCCAAATTGCACATCAGTAGTGCAGTACGCGCACGCTTTGCTGATCAAATATGATAAAAGTGTCTTCCAGTGCTTGCGCGACCCAGGAATGGTTTTTTATGCGCAAAAATCTTGCGAAAAATTTACTTACCATCCAGAGGGCAGGTCCCAGGTCTGGATCAGGGCATCCATCGAAGCAGTCACCAGCCATCGAGCGTCAGGGCTCAGTGCCTAAACGGGCTTGCGTTTACTACACACATCACGGTGAGGAGTTTCCACTCACCATGTCGGTGATGCGACTCGTGGCAAACTTCCTCACCACCCGCTGCAGTTCGACGTCGACGACAAGCACCGAGAAATCGTCCGTGGCTACGGCCAGCATACCACTGCACCACATTGCAATCACTGTTGTTGCACTCATCAAAAGCTATCTTTCCTATACCTTTCTCTGTGCAATTCCATCTTTGCAACCCCACTACTCAGCTGCAATTCTCCGATGGAGGTGCCCTCTTTGAAAAGCCAGAACTTGAGCCGTCCATCTCCACCGCCGGTCACCAGCGTCTGGTTCAGGGAGTCAGAGGCATTGCCCCGCACAGCGCCCTCGTGTGCTGAAAGATTACGTCCGTTACCGTTGCCACGGCGACCACCTTCTCCGGTACTCACCGGGATTGCCGTACGTCATCCGATGCAGACCCGACTGGATGTTGTACCTGTCCACCTCTCCAGAGCTGTAGCCAACTGTGACAAAGTTCCCGCAACAGCTGAGAGACACACACTGCAAACGTGCGTGAACATATAGGAACGCAATACACGAAAGTCGGCAAGAGCTCGTACCTTTGCCAAAACATCGGCCTGGCCCTTGAACCGGTCGTGCAGCAGTTTATGCTGGCCCATGCGGTCGCCTGTCCATGTGGTCACGGTGCCCAAATTACGGTGGCACGCGGCAATGCTATCCCATTCCTTTTCACGGGTTACCTCTGCAACCGTAGTTTTCGTTTCAGTCATCAACGTTCAATACGTTGAGCTTCAATTTCTA from Ornithodoros turicata isolate Travis chromosome 4, ASM3712646v1, whole genome shotgun sequence encodes the following:
- the LOC135390996 gene encoding WD repeat-containing protein 36-like, producing MPSASDSSRIFCAYKSLGFVCNHLPVVVRYIHRRKEHLVITSVGRSFHTYSSKKLSFLTASPAHEDDITCLAGDSAFVYSSCGREIFSWLRGTELVNTYKGHAKNVLLILPFGKHLVSVDEGGSVIVWDTKTTDVYLELSIDALSFHVTTVLHPLTYINKVLFGSKQGTLQLWNVKTGTHLYTFPGWNCAVTALSQSTAVDIAAVGLSDGRVLLHNLKFDETLFKFTQEWGPVTAISFRMDGVAHMAVGSQLGHISVWDLEKRQLHCQLTGAHKAAVTSLNYLPQEPLLVTSSPDNSLKVWIFDETDGGGRLLKQQCGHSAPPCKVRFRSATDFLTAGLDSSLRSFSTIGDNLNKNLGQASFSRKKAKKLGVARDLGKMPPIVDFAVEVTREKEWDSIAACHRNLGTVTTWTGDRMGQHKLLHDRFKGQADVLAKCVSLSCCGNFVTVGYSSGEVDRYNIQSGLHRMTYGNPAHEGAVRGNASDSLNQTLVTGGGDGRLKFWLFKEGTSIGELQLSSGVAKMELHRESGMLAVATDDFSVLVVDVELQRVVRKFATSRITDMALSPDARWLVTASMDALIQTWDLPSGCLVDCFQVPSPCTSLHLSPSGEYLATCHIDDLGVYLWSNATLYSRVTLAPLPEGYSPKMTELPTNTMPEQEDITENTEDAEVEALCGLVTLSLLPQSRWQNILNIDVVKRRNKPREAAKKLPKSAPFFIPTVTGLEPKFALPENPESRMVSYSFTDQSLLGNLLNSKDYYAVLEKLREMGPSNLDFEIRSLGVHVMLNFMDAMREGLQTCRDFELLESYVALFLKIHADTIASEPLLCDSLHGLCQVHSTVWAPLDSLFNQSLCIANYLRSAIL